A single region of the Pseudorhodoplanes sp. genome encodes:
- a CDS encoding energy transducer TonB produces the protein MTKTSVHKSRGPSPSADNGTHRADDLLGTVVPLRAREMPATSEKNDLSNVIPFHPRLRAAENDNSGKPAPAVVCDQSTRPCPFFSGFDWRRQWLLLLIGSVAAHASVFAWFLKEPPPKASIGLEVISVEMVLGAQNEAGTAQTPGETSVESAYSPDLGKPDDTKTELTDQPIKEVKQETKPEVQEEPKPAVQEETKPQMQAAAPPEPQPEPELAVDPEPNKEPPVEAVKEVPMPVAKPVQEKGKAKRQRIAAPSQHSAAANSIGRGRSDADANYRGMVIAHLSRHKKFPAEARNRGDTGVASVTFSISGSGAVTSVRLARSSGSSILDHEAQAMVRRASPFPPPPSGQSMSFTAPVNFNLR, from the coding sequence ATGACCAAAACAAGCGTCCATAAGTCCCGCGGTCCTTCACCATCCGCGGATAACGGCACGCACCGCGCCGATGACCTCCTCGGCACGGTCGTGCCTCTGCGCGCGCGCGAGATGCCGGCGACCTCCGAAAAAAATGATCTCAGCAATGTCATTCCCTTTCACCCGCGCCTCCGCGCGGCGGAAAACGACAACAGCGGCAAGCCGGCGCCGGCTGTGGTCTGCGATCAGAGCACGCGGCCCTGCCCGTTTTTCTCCGGCTTTGACTGGCGCAGGCAATGGCTGCTGCTGCTCATCGGATCGGTCGCCGCCCATGCCAGCGTATTTGCCTGGTTCCTTAAGGAGCCGCCGCCGAAAGCCAGCATCGGACTTGAAGTGATTTCGGTGGAAATGGTTCTCGGCGCGCAGAACGAGGCCGGCACGGCACAGACACCGGGCGAGACGTCGGTTGAAAGCGCCTATTCCCCCGACCTTGGCAAGCCTGACGATACAAAGACCGAACTGACCGACCAACCCATCAAGGAAGTCAAGCAAGAGACAAAGCCCGAGGTCCAGGAGGAACCGAAGCCGGCTGTTCAGGAGGAAACCAAGCCGCAGATGCAGGCGGCCGCGCCGCCGGAGCCGCAACCCGAGCCGGAGCTGGCAGTCGATCCGGAGCCGAACAAGGAGCCACCTGTTGAAGCCGTCAAGGAGGTTCCGATGCCGGTGGCCAAGCCGGTCCAGGAAAAAGGCAAGGCCAAACGCCAGCGCATCGCCGCTCCCTCGCAGCACAGCGCTGCCGCCAACAGCATCGGCCGCGGCCGCTCCGATGCCGACGCGAATTACCGCGGCATGGTCATTGCCCACCTCAGCCGGCACAAGAAATTTCCCGCAGAGGCGCGCAATCGCGGCGACACCGGTGTTGCATCGGTGACTTTCAGCATCAGTGGCAGCGGCGCCGTGACGTCGGTGCGTCTTGCGCGCAGCTCCGGCAGTTCAATCCTGGATCACGAAGCACAGGCCATGGTCCGCCGTGCGTCGCCCTTTCCGCCGCCGCCCTCGGGACAGAGCATGTCCTTCACCGCGCCCGTCAATTTCAATCTGCGATAA
- a CDS encoding antibiotic biosynthesis monooxygenase codes for MFIAMNRFKVKKGSEEAFEKVWASRDSYLDRMPGFVEFHLLKGPEAEDHTLYSSHTTWQSKAAFEAWTKSDEFRAAHARAGNDSSSAPLYLEHPKFEGFEVRQTQARTKAA; via the coding sequence ATGTTCATCGCGATGAATCGTTTCAAGGTGAAGAAGGGCTCGGAAGAAGCCTTCGAGAAGGTCTGGGCCAGTCGCGACTCCTATCTTGATCGCATGCCGGGCTTTGTGGAATTTCATCTGCTGAAGGGGCCCGAAGCCGAGGATCACACGCTCTATTCCTCGCACACCACCTGGCAGAGCAAGGCCGCCTTCGAGGCCTGGACCAAGTCGGATGAGTTCCGCGCCGCGCATGCGCGCGCCGGCAACGACAGCAGCTCGGCACCGCTCTATCTGGAACATCCGAAATTTGAAGGCTTTGAAGTGCGCCAGACCCAGGCCCGCACCAAGGCGGCCTGA
- the hutX gene encoding heme utilization cystosolic carrier protein HutX, with protein sequence MSARQDLVRLLAEDPGAIVEDVAKGQNATARDVVEALPAQMRKFAPGSAFIDAMRDIAGWGDVTLIVHTDDGIMEFGGPVPAGEVGRGYYNVPGSKGFHGHLRHERCAGIAFVERPFMGRLSASVLFLNTDGGIMFKVFVGRDEKRELKADQLKQFRQLADRLCN encoded by the coding sequence ATGTCAGCCCGACAGGATCTGGTTCGTCTTCTCGCCGAGGATCCCGGCGCAATTGTCGAAGACGTCGCAAAGGGCCAGAACGCCACTGCGCGCGACGTTGTCGAAGCCCTACCCGCGCAGATGCGCAAATTTGCGCCCGGCAGCGCCTTCATCGACGCCATGCGGGATATCGCCGGCTGGGGGGATGTCACGCTGATCGTGCATACCGACGACGGCATCATGGAATTCGGCGGTCCGGTTCCCGCCGGCGAGGTTGGCCGCGGCTATTACAACGTGCCCGGCAGCAAGGGCTTTCACGGCCATCTGCGGCACGAGCGCTGCGCCGGTATTGCCTTTGTCGAGCGCCCCTTCATGGGCCGCCTGTCGGCGTCGGTGCTGTTTCTCAACACCGACGGCGGCATCATGTTCAAGGTGTTCGTCGGCCGGGACGAGAAGCGCGAACTGAAGGCGGATCAGCTCAAGCAATTCCGCCAGCTGGCGGACAGACTCTGCAATTGA
- a CDS encoding LysM peptidoglycan-binding domain-containing protein, protein MLTVSRLAGALLIAVGLAGCGSLSTFEGFFTSSPETTGSVQQARGKVYIFRGMGGRIASFEMDRLSEKLEKSGVDAETYNHFNWSGPADEAIARYKRQNGNFPIMLVGHSAGADASVSFAYKLKEAGVPVSLIVSFDPTRRPKAVPPNVDRFINIYQSMNFFGGGFVAPGSDFRGHYASIDLKNYWEVLHVNLVKMRGLQDQIIAKMVQIVNMPPQLEGPTVPIHYVMPRGEKIELWDSGLPIRTEGPETVRSIAAKYAVPVWAVAQINNLSTSASLEPGHRLIIPRYLDSLPPATGPLTSFAPRQ, encoded by the coding sequence ATGCTCACCGTCAGTCGTCTCGCTGGGGCTTTGCTGATCGCAGTGGGCTTGGCTGGTTGCGGCTCGCTTTCGACCTTCGAGGGTTTTTTCACGAGTTCCCCGGAGACGACCGGGTCGGTTCAGCAAGCCAGAGGAAAGGTTTACATTTTCCGCGGCATGGGCGGCCGCATTGCCTCGTTCGAAATGGACCGCCTCTCCGAAAAGCTGGAAAAGAGCGGCGTCGACGCGGAGACCTATAATCATTTCAACTGGAGCGGGCCCGCTGACGAGGCGATCGCGCGCTACAAGCGTCAGAACGGCAACTTCCCCATCATGCTGGTGGGGCATTCCGCCGGTGCTGATGCGTCGGTTTCGTTCGCATATAAACTGAAAGAGGCCGGTGTTCCGGTCAGCCTGATCGTCTCCTTCGACCCGACGCGCCGGCCGAAGGCGGTGCCGCCGAATGTCGACCGCTTCATCAACATCTACCAGTCGATGAATTTCTTTGGCGGCGGCTTTGTCGCGCCGGGCTCCGATTTTCGCGGACATTACGCCAGCATCGACCTGAAGAATTACTGGGAAGTGCTGCACGTCAATCTGGTGAAGATGCGCGGCCTGCAGGATCAGATCATCGCCAAGATGGTGCAGATCGTGAACATGCCCCCGCAGCTCGAAGGGCCGACCGTGCCGATCCATTACGTGATGCCGCGCGGCGAGAAGATCGAATTGTGGGATTCAGGCCTGCCCATTCGCACGGAAGGTCCGGAGACCGTGCGTTCCATTGCGGCCAAATACGCGGTGCCGGTCTGGGCGGTGGCGCAGATCAACAATCTCAGCACGTCGGCATCATTGGAGCCGGGGCACCGGCTGATCATTCCGCGCTATCTGGATTCACTGCCGCCGGCGACGGGCCCGCTGACCAGCTTTGCCCCGCGGCAGTAA
- the rimO gene encoding 30S ribosomal protein S12 methylthiotransferase RimO, with product MSAPAPRISFVSLGCPKALVDSERIITRLRAEGYELARGHAGADIAIVNTCGFLESAQEESLAAIGEALNTNGKVIVTGCMGAEPDKITSKYPNVLAVTGPQQYESVVDAVHRAVPPQHDPFLDLVPPQGIKLTPRHYAYLKISEGCNNRCSFCIIPKLRGDLVSRPISDVMREAEKLAAAGVKELLVISQDTSAYGVDVKYAAGDWKGQELRTKFIDLARALGELGVWVRMHYVYPYPHVDEVIPLMAEGKVLPYLDIPFQHGHPDVLRRMKRPAAHEKTLERIKTWRDICPDLTIRSTFIVGFPGETDAEFDFLLDWLDEASLDRVGCFKYEPVQGAPANDIAPAVAPEVMDERWHRFMKRQQAISEKRLKKKVGTRQQVIIDEATATGGKGRSKADAPEIDGAVYVTSRRPLRVGEIVSVKIDGADAYDLHGTASGF from the coding sequence ATGTCCGCGCCCGCCCCGCGCATCTCCTTCGTTTCGCTCGGCTGCCCCAAAGCGCTGGTCGATTCCGAGCGCATCATCACCCGCCTGCGGGCGGAGGGATACGAACTCGCGCGCGGCCACGCGGGTGCCGACATCGCCATCGTGAACACCTGCGGTTTCCTGGAAAGCGCGCAGGAAGAGTCGCTCGCGGCAATCGGCGAGGCGCTTAACACCAACGGCAAGGTGATCGTCACCGGCTGCATGGGCGCCGAGCCTGACAAGATCACGTCGAAATATCCGAACGTGCTCGCGGTCACCGGACCGCAGCAATATGAAAGCGTGGTCGACGCCGTGCACCGCGCGGTGCCACCACAGCACGACCCGTTTCTCGATCTTGTGCCGCCGCAGGGGATCAAGCTGACGCCGCGGCACTACGCTTATCTGAAGATTTCGGAAGGCTGCAACAACCGCTGCAGCTTCTGCATCATCCCGAAACTGCGCGGTGATCTGGTGTCACGGCCGATCTCGGATGTGATGCGCGAAGCGGAAAAGCTCGCCGCCGCCGGCGTAAAGGAATTGCTGGTCATCTCGCAAGACACCTCGGCCTACGGCGTCGATGTGAAATACGCGGCCGGTGACTGGAAGGGGCAAGAGCTTCGCACCAAGTTCATCGACCTCGCGCGCGCGCTCGGCGAACTCGGCGTCTGGGTGCGCATGCATTATGTCTATCCCTATCCGCATGTCGATGAAGTCATTCCGCTGATGGCCGAAGGCAAGGTCCTGCCCTATCTCGACATCCCCTTCCAGCATGGCCATCCCGATGTGCTTCGGCGCATGAAGCGCCCGGCTGCGCACGAGAAGACGCTGGAGCGCATCAAGACCTGGCGCGATATCTGCCCCGATCTCACCATTCGCTCCACGTTCATCGTCGGGTTCCCCGGCGAGACCGATGCGGAATTCGACTTCCTGCTCGACTGGCTGGACGAGGCTTCGCTGGATCGCGTCGGCTGCTTCAAATATGAGCCGGTGCAAGGCGCGCCGGCGAACGATATCGCGCCGGCTGTCGCTCCTGAGGTGATGGACGAGCGCTGGCACCGCTTCATGAAGCGCCAGCAGGCGATCTCGGAAAAGCGGCTGAAAAAGAAAGTGGGCACGCGCCAGCAGGTCATCATCGACGAAGCGACTGCCACCGGCGGCAAGGGCCGCTCAAAGGCCGATGCGCCGGAGATCGACGGCGCCGTCTATGTGACCAGCCGCCGCCCCTTGCGCGTCGGCGAGATCGTGTCGGTAAAGATCGATGGCGCGGATGCCTATGACCTGCACGGCACCGCGTCGGGATTCTAG
- a CDS encoding urate hydroxylase PuuD: MDVFLGEWGNLLLRWAHMIVGIGWIGTSFYFIALDYSLNQKERKSPGVFGTAWQVHGGGFYHVEKFTVAPPHLPEHLHWFKWEAYLTWVTGFGLLIVQYYFHASAYLIDPAVMPLSTLQAVGLSVASLLVGWFVYDQICKFLGERTVPLAIAVFLLIMAASVFYMHVFSGRGAFIHVGALIGTIMAFNVFVTIIPGQKIMVGQLLRGEEPEAKYGKIAKQRSLHNNYLTLPVLLMMVSPHYPFLAAHPQAWLIVALILITGSLFRHVLNRIDAGDDWNRYGWAAPVAIFALLCAIYATAPSEQAEGGPAVTDAEALSLTTKHCVMCHAKRPTHESFQEPPKNVTLETLADLKRYAQPIMIQAVRNKAMPLGNQTQMTDEEREQLGRWIRSLR; this comes from the coding sequence ATGGACGTCTTTCTCGGAGAATGGGGCAACCTGCTGCTGCGCTGGGCGCACATGATCGTGGGCATCGGCTGGATCGGCACCTCGTTCTACTTCATCGCGCTCGACTATTCGCTGAACCAGAAGGAGCGCAAAAGCCCGGGCGTGTTCGGCACCGCCTGGCAGGTGCATGGCGGGGGCTTCTATCACGTCGAGAAATTCACCGTCGCGCCGCCGCATCTGCCCGAGCATCTGCATTGGTTCAAATGGGAAGCCTATCTGACCTGGGTGACCGGGTTCGGCCTGCTCATCGTCCAGTATTATTTTCACGCGAGTGCCTATCTGATCGACCCTGCGGTGATGCCGCTGAGCACGCTGCAGGCGGTCGGACTGTCGGTCGCCTCGCTCCTGGTTGGGTGGTTTGTCTATGACCAGATCTGCAAGTTTCTCGGCGAGCGCACCGTGCCGCTCGCGATCGCGGTGTTCCTTCTGATCATGGCCGCGAGCGTATTCTACATGCATGTCTTTTCCGGCCGCGGCGCCTTCATCCATGTCGGTGCGCTGATCGGCACCATCATGGCGTTCAACGTTTTCGTCACAATCATTCCCGGCCAGAAGATCATGGTCGGGCAATTGCTGCGCGGTGAGGAGCCGGAGGCGAAATACGGCAAGATCGCCAAGCAGCGCTCCCTGCACAACAACTACCTGACCTTGCCGGTGCTGCTGATGATGGTGTCGCCGCACTATCCCTTTCTGGCGGCGCATCCGCAGGCCTGGCTGATCGTCGCGCTGATCCTGATCACCGGCTCGCTGTTCCGTCATGTGCTGAATCGGATCGACGCCGGCGACGATTGGAACAGATATGGCTGGGCGGCGCCGGTCGCGATCTTTGCGCTGCTCTGCGCCATCTATGCCACGGCGCCAAGCGAACAGGCGGAGGGCGGTCCCGCGGTCACGGATGCCGAGGCATTATCGCTGACGACGAAACATTGCGTCATGTGCCATGCGAAAAGGCCGACGCACGAGAGCTTCCAGGAGCCACCGAAGAATGTCACGCTGGAGACATTGGCTGACCTGAAGCGCTACGCGCAGCCGATCATGATCCAGGCCGTGCGCAACAAGGCGATGCCGCTCGGCAATCAGACGCAGATGACGGACGAAGAGCGCGAGCAGCTTGGGCGCTGGATCCGGTCGCTCAGATGA
- the uraH gene encoding hydroxyisourate hydrolase, whose amino-acid sequence MGRLTTHVLDTAAGKPAAGMRILFKVLDRPAGAPVEAVTNADGRLDTPLLEGPAFKPGQYELQFHVGDYFRARGVTLADPAFLDIVPIRFGISEDAHYHVPLLVSPYGYSTYRGS is encoded by the coding sequence ATGGGACGCTTGACCACGCATGTCCTCGATACCGCTGCCGGCAAGCCGGCGGCGGGGATGCGCATTCTCTTCAAGGTGCTGGACCGGCCGGCCGGTGCGCCGGTCGAAGCGGTGACCAATGCGGACGGACGGCTGGATACGCCGCTGCTGGAGGGGCCTGCGTTCAAGCCGGGACAATATGAATTGCAATTCCATGTCGGCGACTATTTCCGCGCCCGCGGCGTGACTCTCGCAGATCCCGCCTTCCTCGACATCGTGCCGATCCGCTTCGGCATTTCCGAGGACGCCCATTACCACGTGCCGCTCCTGGTCTCGCCCTACGGCTATTCCACCTACCGGGGCAGCTAG
- a CDS encoding quinone oxidoreductase, with protein sequence MVAAVRVHKHGGPDVLTFEDIEVGAPGQGQIRIKQHACGVNYIDTYFRMGMYPSPVGLPFVAGNEGAGEVIAVGPGVSDLKVGDRVAYVVALGGYSVERLLPVERAVKLPDNISYEQAAGMMLKGMTAQYLLNRTFKVEKGTTILMHAAAGGVGQILCQWANHLGATVIGTVGSKEKAEIAKKNGCHHTILYREEDFVARVKEITGGKLCDVVYDGIGKTTFPASLDCIRPLGMFASFGSASGQIEAFNINILQAKGSLFATRPTLNNYVAKREDLVATANDLFKVVGSGAVKIPVNQKYPLKDARKAHEDLEARETTGSTILIP encoded by the coding sequence ATGGTTGCGGCGGTCCGGGTTCACAAGCATGGCGGACCGGACGTGCTGACCTTCGAGGACATCGAAGTCGGCGCGCCTGGTCAGGGACAGATCCGGATCAAGCAGCATGCCTGCGGGGTCAATTACATCGACACCTATTTCCGCATGGGCATGTATCCCTCGCCGGTCGGCCTGCCGTTCGTGGCCGGCAATGAGGGCGCCGGCGAGGTGATCGCCGTTGGTCCAGGCGTCAGCGATCTGAAAGTCGGCGACCGAGTCGCCTATGTCGTCGCGCTCGGCGGCTATTCCGTCGAGCGCCTGCTGCCGGTCGAGCGGGCTGTGAAGTTGCCGGACAATATTTCCTACGAGCAGGCCGCTGGCATGATGCTGAAGGGCATGACCGCGCAATATCTGCTCAACCGCACCTTCAAGGTCGAGAAAGGCACCACCATCCTGATGCATGCCGCCGCCGGCGGCGTCGGCCAGATTCTCTGCCAATGGGCCAATCATCTGGGCGCGACCGTGATCGGCACCGTGGGCTCGAAGGAGAAGGCCGAGATCGCGAAGAAGAACGGCTGCCACCATACGATCCTGTATCGGGAGGAGGATTTTGTCGCGCGGGTGAAGGAGATCACCGGCGGCAAGCTGTGCGATGTGGTCTATGACGGCATCGGCAAGACCACGTTCCCGGCCTCGCTCGACTGCATCCGGCCGCTCGGCATGTTCGCGAGCTTCGGCAGCGCCTCGGGGCAGATCGAGGCCTTCAACATCAACATCCTGCAGGCCAAGGGCTCGCTTTTCGCCACCCGGCCGACGCTGAATAATTACGTTGCCAAGCGCGAAGATCTGGTCGCCACCGCCAATGACCTGTTCAAGGTGGTCGGCAGCGGTGCGGTGAAAATCCCGGTCAATCAGAAATACCCGCTGAAGGACGCCCGCAAGGCGCATGAAGACCTCGAGGCGCGCGAAACCACCGGTTCGACCATTCTCATCCCGTAG
- a CDS encoding TerC family protein — MLELLTDPHAWAALVTLTVLEIVLGIDNIIFISILVGRVPENRRKLARQIGLGLALVFRIALLMGLTWVMSLTQPLFELFDRGVSWRDLILVAGGFFLIAKGVHEIHSEVEGTYEEEHEVSVAAASLGWVIAQLIVIDLVFSLDSIITAIGMAEDIEIMVAAVMIAIGVMYVASGPVSDFVNRHPTTKMLALAFLLLIGVALVADGFEFHIPRGYIYSAMAFAAAVEAFNIMALRNKRRRPRMGQSAKQK, encoded by the coding sequence ATGCTCGAATTGCTGACAGATCCTCACGCCTGGGCCGCGCTGGTGACGCTTACGGTGCTGGAGATTGTCCTCGGCATCGACAACATCATTTTCATTTCGATCCTGGTCGGCCGCGTTCCCGAGAACAGGCGGAAATTGGCGCGTCAGATCGGACTGGGCCTCGCGCTTGTCTTCCGGATCGCGCTGCTGATGGGCCTGACCTGGGTCATGAGTCTGACCCAGCCGCTCTTTGAACTGTTCGACCGCGGCGTCTCCTGGCGCGACCTGATTCTGGTCGCAGGCGGGTTCTTCCTGATCGCCAAGGGCGTGCATGAAATCCATTCGGAGGTTGAAGGCACATACGAGGAGGAGCACGAAGTCTCCGTCGCTGCCGCGTCCCTCGGCTGGGTGATCGCGCAGCTCATCGTGATCGATCTGGTCTTTTCGCTCGATTCCATCATCACCGCGATCGGGATGGCCGAGGATATCGAGATCATGGTGGCGGCAGTGATGATCGCCATCGGTGTCATGTATGTCGCCTCCGGCCCGGTCAGCGATTTTGTCAATCGCCACCCGACCACGAAGATGCTGGCGCTTGCTTTCCTGCTGCTGATCGGCGTGGCGCTGGTGGCCGACGGCTTCGAATTCCATATCCCGCGCGGCTACATTTATTCCGCGATGGCCTTCGCCGCAGCGGTGGAAGCGTTCAACATCATGGCGCTGCGTAACAAGCGGCGGCGCCCGCGCATGGGGCAGAGCGCCAAACAGAAGTAA